In Polyangiaceae bacterium, a genomic segment contains:
- a CDS encoding class I SAM-dependent methyltransferase has product MTSERDLWVRDFYQHPLTQAVLTQGEATTRIADRLWKWLELTPGALVFDQCCGDGSLSLELARRGTRGYGVDISQPFISAAAAAAREQALSVAFSAADASAWSTQEACDAGFNWGTGFGCFLEDSQNQAMLNAAASSLRSGALFLLDYYNVAGVLAGFKPEFSYTRQRDGRQVQITRTSELDLRRGALHQIWRLQETDGAPTELPRTTTRLYLPRELCRMLEDAGFAPLRLFGSAEGEALSLASPRCLVLARRA; this is encoded by the coding sequence ATGACCAGCGAACGCGACCTCTGGGTGAGGGACTTCTATCAACACCCGCTGACGCAAGCCGTGCTCACCCAGGGCGAAGCAACAACGCGCATCGCAGATCGCCTCTGGAAGTGGCTCGAGCTCACGCCGGGCGCCCTGGTCTTCGACCAGTGCTGCGGCGACGGTAGCCTGAGCCTCGAGCTCGCTCGACGAGGTACCCGTGGCTACGGGGTCGACATCAGTCAGCCTTTCATCAGCGCAGCAGCAGCGGCAGCAAGGGAGCAGGCACTCTCCGTCGCGTTCAGCGCCGCGGACGCCTCTGCCTGGAGCACGCAGGAAGCGTGCGACGCCGGCTTCAACTGGGGCACGGGCTTCGGTTGTTTCCTCGAGGATTCTCAGAATCAGGCGATGCTCAACGCCGCGGCTTCCAGCTTGAGGTCCGGTGCGCTGTTCCTGCTCGACTACTACAACGTCGCTGGGGTACTGGCCGGCTTCAAGCCGGAGTTCAGCTACACCCGACAGCGCGACGGGCGTCAGGTGCAGATCACCCGCACCTCCGAGCTCGACCTGCGACGCGGGGCGTTGCACCAGATCTGGCGCCTCCAAGAGACCGATGGCGCGCCCACGGAACTGCCCCGCACCACCACGCGCCTCTACCTGCCCCGCGAGCTGTGTCGGATGCTTGAAGACGCGGGATTCGCGCCTCTGAGGCTGTTTGGCAGTGCAGAGGGAGAGGCGCTGAGCCTCGCGAGTCCGCGCTGCTTGGTGCTGGCGAGGCGCGCATGA